One segment of Pandoraea pnomenusa DNA contains the following:
- the hpaH gene encoding 2-oxo-hept-4-ene-1,7-dioate hydratase produces MPRLDASTHQALARELHEAERTRTPVMQFSRRYPEMTIADSYAIAQAWLALKFAQGRRTIGHKIGLTSRAMQVAAQITEPDHGTLLDDMLVADGATLEASRFIVPRLEVELAFILAKPLKGPGVTLFDVLDATAWVTPALELIDGRIELFDRETKAPRKVFDTIADNAANAAVILGGRPVKPDAIDLRWAGALLYRNGVIEESGLSAAVLNHPGNGIAWLANKLGAFDEGLQAGEIVLAGSFTRPVACVAGDVFHADYGPLGAIGVRFV; encoded by the coding sequence ATGCCCAGGCTCGACGCCTCGACTCACCAGGCCCTCGCCCGCGAGCTGCACGAGGCCGAGCGCACCCGCACGCCGGTGATGCAATTTTCCCGTCGCTACCCCGAGATGACCATCGCCGACAGCTACGCGATCGCGCAGGCTTGGCTGGCGCTGAAGTTCGCGCAGGGGCGGCGGACGATCGGCCACAAGATCGGGCTGACCTCGCGCGCCATGCAGGTGGCGGCGCAGATCACCGAACCCGATCACGGCACGCTGCTCGACGACATGCTCGTGGCCGACGGCGCCACGCTCGAGGCGTCGCGCTTCATCGTGCCGCGTCTCGAAGTGGAGCTGGCGTTCATTCTGGCCAAGCCGCTCAAGGGCCCGGGCGTGACACTCTTCGACGTGCTCGACGCCACCGCGTGGGTCACGCCCGCGCTGGAGCTGATCGATGGCCGCATCGAGCTGTTCGATCGCGAGACGAAAGCGCCGCGCAAAGTGTTCGACACGATTGCCGACAACGCCGCGAATGCCGCCGTGATCCTGGGCGGACGCCCGGTGAAGCCGGACGCCATCGACCTGCGATGGGCGGGCGCGCTGCTCTATCGCAACGGCGTGATCGAAGAGTCGGGGCTGAGCGCGGCGGTGCTCAATCATCCCGGTAACGGCATCGCCTGGCTGGCCAACAAGCTGGGCGCCTTCGACGAAGGCCTGCAGGCCGGCGAGATCGTGCTCGCGGGCTCGTTCACGCGACCGGTGGCCTGCGTCGCCGGTGACGTCTTCCATGCCGACTACGGCCCGCTCGGCGCGATCGGCGTGCGCTTCGTCTGA
- a CDS encoding TonB-dependent receptor family protein, with the protein MKMSASRRASQASHAAHASRGALGALTLLAGAAALLVGTPGTAHAQPASAAGVPASAPEAKADVELGAVNVSGDWLGTGLDNSAKTFPGARTVVKKQDIEASGAASIGDVMRRIPGVQSTDNSSTAGSAISLNIGVRGLTGRFSPRSTVLLDGIPLAVAPYGQPQLSFAPVSLFNIESIDVVRSGGAVRYGPQNVGGVINFKTRSIPNKPGLSADATVRQNMYTSGGGANTQYGVFLGTQMDNGLGLALLYSGMAGRDWRKGSDEHVNDLALKWRYDITPSQQVYGKVSYFDAKSRTPGGLTAAQYDADPFQNTRPNDYWSGNRTGLDFGYLNTISETQEFEIRTFYNESYRQSTLTSPTSSLTLMHQPRNYQTFGVEPRFTQRLFVGPTAHDVTVGYRFIRERGDDNSWSTNLATGRNTATQTFYNYTSANAFYLDDRMAWGNWRFTPGVRYEMIRSQRVDKTSGATYRTDNNKPLPSVNLSYLVNSAWTIFADYSTSFGPVQNTQLNSMSASNPLQPEVARTYEIGTRWTDARWKAELTAFKMKFDNQILQVPGVSPATFQNIGATNHDGVETAVDYTFDRDSALRGLNLYANFTYVRAIQKSGATAGLDVPFYSRFTDTLGARYTVGQWTFNVSTTHQSSQYSDLANTEAPSADGMNGKVPGYRTWNLQAMYKLPFYKNADVTVGVNNVFDKRFYTRNTDQNGGIMVGAPRMVYVQGHFGF; encoded by the coding sequence ATGAAGATGTCCGCAAGTCGCCGTGCTTCCCAAGCATCCCACGCTGCTCATGCTTCCCGCGGTGCCCTCGGCGCCCTCACGTTGCTCGCCGGCGCCGCCGCGCTGCTCGTGGGTACGCCCGGCACGGCGCATGCGCAACCGGCCAGCGCCGCGGGTGTCCCGGCCAGCGCCCCCGAAGCGAAGGCCGACGTCGAACTCGGCGCGGTGAACGTGTCGGGCGACTGGCTCGGCACCGGACTGGACAACAGCGCCAAGACGTTCCCTGGCGCGCGCACGGTCGTGAAGAAGCAGGACATCGAGGCCTCGGGTGCCGCGAGCATCGGCGACGTGATGCGGCGCATTCCCGGCGTGCAGTCCACCGACAATTCCAGCACTGCCGGCAGCGCGATCTCCCTGAACATTGGCGTGCGCGGCCTGACCGGGCGCTTCTCGCCGCGCTCGACCGTACTGCTCGACGGCATTCCGCTCGCCGTCGCCCCTTACGGTCAGCCGCAGCTGTCGTTCGCGCCGGTGAGCCTTTTCAACATCGAGAGCATCGACGTGGTGCGCAGCGGCGGCGCCGTGCGCTACGGCCCGCAGAACGTGGGCGGCGTGATCAACTTCAAGACGCGCTCGATCCCCAACAAGCCGGGGCTGAGCGCCGATGCGACCGTACGTCAGAACATGTACACCTCCGGCGGCGGCGCCAACACGCAGTACGGCGTATTCCTGGGCACGCAGATGGACAACGGCCTGGGCCTCGCGCTGCTGTATTCGGGCATGGCGGGGCGCGACTGGCGCAAGGGCAGCGACGAGCACGTGAACGATCTGGCGTTGAAATGGCGCTACGACATCACGCCGAGCCAGCAGGTGTACGGCAAGGTTTCGTACTTCGACGCCAAGTCGAGGACGCCCGGCGGACTGACCGCCGCGCAATACGACGCCGACCCGTTCCAGAACACGCGGCCGAACGACTACTGGAGCGGCAACCGCACCGGCCTCGACTTCGGCTATCTGAACACGATCTCCGAGACGCAGGAGTTCGAGATCCGCACGTTCTACAACGAGAGCTATCGCCAGAGTACGCTGACCAGCCCCACGTCGTCGCTCACGCTCATGCACCAGCCGCGCAATTACCAGACGTTCGGCGTCGAGCCGCGCTTCACGCAGCGCCTGTTCGTCGGCCCGACCGCGCACGACGTGACCGTGGGCTACCGCTTCATTCGCGAACGCGGCGACGACAACAGCTGGAGCACGAACCTCGCGACCGGGCGCAATACCGCCACGCAAACGTTCTACAACTACACGAGCGCCAACGCCTTCTACCTGGACGACCGCATGGCCTGGGGCAACTGGCGCTTCACGCCGGGTGTGCGTTACGAAATGATCCGCTCGCAGCGGGTGGACAAGACCTCGGGGGCCACTTACCGTACCGACAACAACAAGCCGCTGCCGTCGGTCAATCTGTCGTATCTGGTCAACAGCGCATGGACGATCTTCGCCGACTACAGCACGTCATTCGGTCCGGTGCAGAACACGCAGCTCAATTCGATGTCGGCATCGAACCCGCTGCAGCCGGAAGTGGCGCGCACGTATGAAATCGGCACGCGCTGGACGGACGCGCGCTGGAAGGCCGAACTGACAGCGTTCAAGATGAAGTTCGACAACCAGATTCTGCAGGTGCCCGGCGTGAGCCCGGCCACGTTCCAGAACATCGGCGCGACGAACCACGACGGTGTCGAAACCGCCGTCGACTACACGTTCGATCGCGACAGCGCCCTGCGCGGCCTGAACCTCTACGCCAACTTCACGTACGTGCGCGCCATCCAGAAGTCGGGCGCGACCGCCGGCCTCGACGTGCCGTTCTACTCGCGCTTCACCGATACGCTGGGCGCGCGTTACACCGTCGGCCAATGGACATTCAACGTCTCGACCACGCATCAGAGCTCGCAGTACTCGGATCTGGCGAACACCGAGGCGCCCTCCGCCGACGGCATGAACGGCAAGGTGCCCGGCTATCGCACCTGGAACCTGCAAGCGATGTACAAGCTGCCGTTCTACAAGAATGCCGACGTGACGGTGGGCGTGAACAACGTGTTCGACAAGCGCTTCTACACGCGCAACACCGACCAGAACGGCGGCATCATGGTCGGTGCGCCGCGCATGGTCTACGTGCAGGGGCACTTCGGATTCTGA
- a CDS encoding aldehyde dehydrogenase family protein, translated as MSASRIDVAGVSVSPDHYIDGRRVASDDTFACVSPIDQRHLGDISSGAQAHVDAAVTSASLAFPAWAALGAEGRLPFLRRFAEAIGRRADAFATLESHDAGVLRSRMAHGVVPRAMQNIAWFAEHALSLQDRTIDTPQARHWVRHDPAGVVAVITPWNSPLLLATWKIGPALAAGNTVVLKAPEWAPLTSSLLADCAQEAGLPPGVFNLLQGAGALTGAALVSDARLARISFTGSVATAKWIAKTAAENLVPCSLELGGKSAFIVLADADLDAAAATAALMYRNAGQVCLAGTRLLVHADIAPAFIEKLRQIVERLVVGDPRDATTEVGPIIHMRQLERVQGFVERAVAGGARVLWGGARHPYGEQYFAPTLLTDLHQQDEIVQQEVFGPVLTLQTFASDDEVVDMANGTDYGLGGVCYGEEAHAMAIAQRVRTGFIWINSFGIRDLAAPFGGIKRSGIGREGGDWSFEFFCDVKDVVVPRQPFKASFSHR; from the coding sequence ATGAGTGCTTCCCGTATTGACGTCGCCGGCGTATCCGTGTCGCCGGACCACTATATCGATGGCCGCCGCGTGGCGTCCGACGACACGTTCGCCTGCGTTTCCCCGATCGACCAGCGCCATCTCGGCGACATCTCGAGCGGCGCTCAGGCGCATGTCGATGCGGCGGTGACGTCGGCCTCGCTGGCGTTTCCCGCATGGGCGGCGCTCGGGGCCGAGGGACGACTGCCGTTCCTTCGGCGCTTTGCCGAGGCGATCGGTCGCCGCGCCGACGCGTTCGCCACGCTCGAGAGCCATGATGCCGGCGTGTTGCGCTCGCGCATGGCGCATGGCGTCGTGCCGCGCGCCATGCAGAACATTGCGTGGTTCGCCGAGCATGCGCTGTCGTTGCAGGACCGGACGATCGACACGCCGCAGGCCCGCCATTGGGTGCGCCACGATCCGGCGGGTGTCGTTGCCGTGATCACGCCGTGGAATTCGCCGCTGCTGCTCGCGACGTGGAAGATCGGTCCGGCCCTGGCGGCAGGCAACACCGTCGTGCTGAAGGCGCCCGAATGGGCGCCGCTCACGTCGTCGCTGCTTGCCGACTGTGCGCAGGAGGCGGGATTGCCCCCGGGCGTGTTCAACCTGTTGCAGGGCGCGGGCGCGCTGACTGGCGCGGCGCTCGTGAGCGATGCCCGGCTGGCGCGCATCTCCTTCACGGGCTCGGTCGCCACCGCGAAATGGATCGCGAAGACGGCGGCGGAGAATCTCGTGCCGTGCAGCCTGGAACTTGGCGGAAAGTCGGCGTTCATCGTGCTGGCGGACGCCGATCTCGATGCGGCGGCCGCGACGGCCGCACTGATGTATCGCAATGCCGGACAGGTGTGCCTGGCCGGCACGCGGCTGCTGGTTCACGCCGACATCGCGCCGGCCTTCATCGAGAAATTGCGCCAGATCGTCGAGCGTCTGGTGGTGGGCGATCCGCGCGACGCCACGACCGAAGTCGGGCCAATCATCCACATGCGGCAACTGGAGCGCGTGCAGGGCTTCGTCGAACGGGCCGTCGCGGGCGGCGCGCGGGTACTGTGGGGCGGCGCGCGGCACCCCTACGGCGAACAGTACTTCGCACCGACGCTGCTCACCGATCTGCATCAGCAGGACGAGATCGTGCAGCAGGAAGTGTTCGGGCCCGTGCTCACCCTGCAGACCTTCGCCAGCGACGATGAGGTGGTCGACATGGCCAACGGCACCGATTACGGCCTGGGCGGCGTGTGCTACGGCGAAGAGGCACACGCCATGGCGATCGCGCAACGCGTGCGCACGGGCTTCATCTGGATCAACAGCTTCGGCATTCGCGATCTGGCCGCGCCGTTCGGCGGCATCAAGCGTTCGGGCATCGGCCGCGAAGGGGGGGACTGGAGCTTCGAATTCTTCTGCGACGTGAAGGACGTCGTAGTGCCCAGGCAACCGTTCAAGGCGAGCTTCAGCCATCGCTGA
- a CDS encoding fumarylacetoacetate hydrolase family protein — MDFEFPLRELPAVMRGPRVERRRVLLGGSAFWGTLIEDGAQHGLLRLDDGRIVDPQTVAHLPPVDPSKIIAVHISYRSRSMETRNKPRPTDTPTYFTKPPTSLNGHGGQILKPADCRYLNYEGEYAVVIGRTCRNVLPDEAWDYIEGFCPALDMGLQDFRDTDQGSMLRVKGADTLLPIGPGIVRGVNLFEQTLRTYRNGRVVQEAHIGDETIWGPHYVIADIARHITLVPGDVILMGTPCHSRSVDAGDLVECEITGLGRLSGAVVRIEAPRAAALGVGHAPGDSPEVRRVALGFDERVPERFKENYRLAARQPG, encoded by the coding sequence ATGGATTTCGAATTTCCGTTGCGTGAGTTACCTGCCGTGATGCGGGGGCCGCGCGTCGAGCGCCGACGCGTGCTGCTGGGCGGGAGCGCCTTCTGGGGCACCCTGATCGAGGACGGCGCGCAGCACGGACTTCTGCGGCTCGACGACGGGCGCATCGTCGACCCGCAGACGGTCGCGCACCTGCCGCCGGTGGACCCCTCGAAAATCATCGCCGTGCATATCTCCTATCGCTCGCGTAGCATGGAGACGCGCAACAAGCCCAGGCCGACCGACACCCCGACGTATTTCACCAAGCCGCCGACTTCGCTCAACGGGCACGGCGGGCAGATTCTCAAACCGGCGGACTGTCGCTATCTGAATTACGAAGGCGAGTACGCCGTGGTGATCGGGCGCACGTGCCGCAATGTGTTGCCCGACGAGGCATGGGACTACATCGAGGGATTCTGTCCGGCGCTCGACATGGGGCTGCAAGACTTCCGCGACACGGACCAGGGCTCGATGCTGCGGGTCAAGGGCGCGGATACGCTGCTGCCCATCGGACCGGGCATCGTGCGTGGCGTGAACCTGTTCGAGCAGACGTTGCGCACCTATCGCAACGGTCGGGTGGTGCAGGAGGCGCACATCGGCGACGAGACGATCTGGGGGCCGCATTACGTGATCGCGGACATTGCGCGGCACATCACGCTGGTGCCCGGCGACGTGATCCTGATGGGCACGCCGTGCCACTCGCGCTCGGTGGATGCGGGCGACCTCGTGGAATGCGAGATCACCGGACTGGGACGCCTCTCGGGGGCCGTGGTCCGGATCGAGGCGCCGCGCGCGGCGGCGCTGGGAGTGGGGCACGCGCCGGGCGACAGCCCCGAAGTGCGCCGCGTGGCGCTGGGATTCGACGAGCGGGTGCCGGAGCGGTTCAAGGAAAACTACCGGCTTGCCGCGAGGCAGCCGGGGTGA
- a CDS encoding amino acid aminotransferase, protein MFSHVDAYPGDPILGLNEAFGQDPRQHKVNLSIGIYFDDAGRLPVMQAVREAEASVLADIGPRPYLPMAGTQAYRDAVQALVFGDDSAARRERRIATLQTLGGGGALRVGADFLRRYFPDSGIWISDPSWDNHRVVFESAGFAVQSYPYYDDATGGLRFDAMLETIAALPSRSIVLLHACCHNPTGVDLTQAQWRTLAPVLQSRGLIAFVDMAYQGFGDGLDADAFAVRTLTEAGVPTVVANSFSKNFSLYGERCGALSVVCATADDASRVFGQLTGTVRANYSNPPTHGARLVAQVLTTPTLRRAWEDELDGMRTRIATMRAQIHARLAPHVSGEKLSRYLAQRGMFTYTGLSAAQADALRETHGVYLLRSGRMCVAGLNTRNVDTVAQAIARVLTND, encoded by the coding sequence ATGTTTTCCCACGTCGACGCCTATCCCGGCGATCCGATCCTCGGCCTGAACGAAGCCTTCGGACAGGATCCCCGCCAGCACAAGGTCAATCTGTCCATCGGCATTTATTTCGACGATGCCGGCCGCCTGCCGGTCATGCAGGCGGTCCGCGAAGCGGAGGCATCCGTGCTCGCCGACATCGGCCCACGTCCGTATCTGCCGATGGCGGGCACGCAGGCCTATCGCGACGCGGTGCAGGCGCTCGTCTTCGGCGACGACAGCGCCGCGCGGCGCGAGCGGCGCATCGCCACACTGCAGACCCTGGGCGGCGGCGGTGCGCTGCGGGTGGGGGCCGACTTCCTGCGGCGCTACTTCCCGGACAGCGGCATCTGGATCAGCGATCCGAGCTGGGACAACCATCGCGTGGTCTTCGAGAGCGCCGGCTTTGCGGTGCAGTCGTACCCGTACTACGACGATGCCACCGGCGGCCTGCGCTTCGACGCCATGCTCGAGACGATCGCGGCCCTGCCCTCGCGCAGCATCGTGCTGCTCCACGCCTGCTGCCACAACCCCACCGGGGTCGACCTCACGCAGGCGCAATGGCGCACGCTGGCACCGGTATTACAGTCGCGCGGCCTGATCGCCTTCGTCGACATGGCCTACCAGGGCTTCGGCGACGGTCTGGACGCCGATGCATTCGCCGTGCGCACCCTGACCGAGGCGGGCGTGCCGACGGTCGTCGCCAACTCGTTCTCGAAGAATTTCTCGCTGTACGGCGAGCGATGCGGCGCGTTGTCGGTCGTGTGCGCCACGGCGGATGACGCATCGCGCGTGTTCGGACAGCTCACGGGCACCGTGCGCGCGAACTACAGCAACCCGCCCACTCATGGTGCGCGACTCGTCGCGCAGGTGCTCACGACCCCCACGTTGCGTCGCGCGTGGGAAGACGAACTCGACGGCATGCGCACCCGCATTGCCACGATGCGCGCGCAGATTCATGCACGTCTCGCGCCCCACGTGAGCGGCGAGAAGCTCTCTCGCTATCTCGCGCAGCGCGGCATGTTCACCTACACGGGACTGAGCGCCGCGCAGGCCGACGCCTTGCGCGAAACGCACGGTGTCTACCTGCTGCGCTCCGGGCGCATGTGCGTGGCGGGGCTGAACACGCGCAACGTCGACACGGTGGCGCAAGCCATCGCGCGGGTGCTGACGAACGACTGA
- a CDS encoding 2-dehydropantoate 2-reductase, with protein sequence MKVTIIGAGAIGGLLGTKLAAAGEAQVSALARGATLAALRERGWRVKQGDALTAAPVAAAHALDDAAKLGVQDLVIIAVKGPALAQVAASMAPLIGTQTMVLPAMNGVPWWFCHGVAPFGDAPLASVDPDGAIGAAIPMASVIGCVVHASAATPEPGLVDHRMGRGLIVGEPGGGTSERVQRLAGVLARAGFEVKASENVRLDIWYKLWGNLTMNPVSAITGATIDRLLDDPLVRAFCSSAMREAAAIGAKIGCVIDQSPEDRHEVTAKLGAFKTSMLQDVEAHRPIELDALVSVVREIGERVNVATPNIDALLGLTRLFGRVHGLYPQ encoded by the coding sequence ATGAAGGTGACGATCATTGGCGCGGGCGCCATTGGCGGCTTGCTCGGCACGAAGCTCGCCGCCGCGGGCGAGGCGCAGGTCAGCGCGCTGGCGCGCGGCGCGACACTGGCGGCGCTGCGCGAGCGCGGCTGGCGGGTGAAACAGGGCGACGCGCTGACCGCCGCGCCGGTGGCAGCCGCGCACGCGCTCGACGATGCCGCGAAGCTCGGCGTGCAGGATCTGGTGATCATCGCGGTCAAGGGGCCCGCGCTCGCGCAGGTCGCCGCGTCGATGGCGCCGCTCATCGGAACGCAGACCATGGTGCTGCCGGCGATGAATGGCGTGCCGTGGTGGTTCTGCCACGGGGTGGCGCCGTTCGGCGACGCACCCCTTGCCAGCGTGGATCCGGACGGGGCGATCGGTGCTGCCATTCCGATGGCGAGCGTGATCGGCTGCGTGGTGCACGCGAGCGCGGCAACGCCCGAGCCGGGGCTGGTCGATCACAGGATGGGGCGCGGGCTCATCGTCGGCGAGCCGGGTGGCGGCACCAGCGAGCGTGTGCAGCGCCTGGCCGGCGTGCTCGCGCGCGCAGGTTTCGAAGTGAAAGCCTCGGAGAACGTGCGGCTCGATATCTGGTACAAGCTTTGGGGCAACCTCACGATGAACCCCGTGTCTGCCATCACCGGCGCCACGATCGACCGGCTGCTGGACGACCCGCTCGTGCGCGCATTCTGCTCGTCGGCCATGCGCGAGGCGGCGGCGATCGGCGCGAAGATCGGCTGCGTCATCGACCAATCGCCGGAAGATCGTCACGAAGTGACGGCCAAACTCGGCGCATTCAAGACGTCGATGCTGCAGGACGTGGAAGCGCATCGTCCCATCGAACTCGACGCCCTGGTGAGCGTGGTGCGCGAAATCGGCGAGCGTGTGAACGTGGCGACACCGAACATCGATGCGCTGCTCGGTCTCACGCGCCTGTTCGGGCGCGTGCACGGGTTGTACCCGCAGTGA
- a CDS encoding MFS transporter yields MTTATAADTPIGANTASHPWRAVISASIGNALEWFDLVVYGFFAVTIAKLFFPTHDDTTSLLLTLGTFGVSFFMRPLGAIVIGVYADRRGRREALTLTILLMMVGTAIIAFMPTYETIGLLAPVGIVLARMIQGFSAGGEFGSATAFLAEHAPQRRGFFASFQVASQGLTTLLAAGFGAVLTSTLSPEQMQSWGWRVPFLFGLLIGPVAYYIRRHVSETPEFLEAEPTETPLRDTLGHQKMRLLLAVGAVVVATVSTYLVLYMPTYAIKQLGLPASVAFAATVATGIVQMLLSPWVGAWSDRVGRARPMMIAAGALLVLIWPMFWVLSTYPGFGVMLALQTLLGVLMTMYFAPLPALASEIFPVKTRTTGLSLSYNLSVTCFGGFAPFILTWLIDATGSKLAPSFYMMAAAAAGLIALSQVYRHTGVR; encoded by the coding sequence ATGACGACTGCCACTGCCGCCGATACCCCCATCGGCGCCAACACCGCTTCGCACCCCTGGCGAGCGGTCATATCCGCGTCCATCGGCAACGCGCTCGAATGGTTCGACCTCGTGGTGTACGGCTTCTTCGCGGTCACGATCGCGAAGCTGTTCTTCCCCACGCACGACGACACGACCTCGTTGCTGCTCACACTGGGCACGTTCGGCGTGTCGTTCTTCATGCGACCGCTCGGCGCCATCGTGATCGGCGTATATGCGGATCGCCGGGGACGCCGCGAAGCGCTCACGCTCACCATCTTGCTGATGATGGTCGGCACGGCGATCATCGCGTTCATGCCGACGTACGAGACGATCGGCCTGCTCGCGCCCGTGGGCATCGTGCTGGCGCGAATGATCCAGGGATTCTCGGCGGGCGGCGAGTTCGGCAGCGCGACCGCGTTCCTGGCCGAGCACGCTCCGCAGCGGCGCGGCTTCTTCGCGAGCTTTCAGGTGGCCAGCCAGGGGCTGACGACGCTGCTCGCCGCGGGCTTCGGCGCCGTGCTCACGAGCACGCTGTCGCCCGAGCAGATGCAGAGCTGGGGCTGGCGCGTGCCGTTCCTGTTCGGCCTGCTGATCGGCCCGGTGGCGTACTACATTCGGCGGCACGTGAGCGAGACGCCCGAGTTCCTGGAAGCCGAGCCGACCGAGACGCCGCTGCGCGACACGCTGGGCCATCAGAAGATGCGCTTGCTGCTGGCCGTTGGCGCGGTGGTCGTCGCCACCGTCTCGACTTACCTCGTGCTCTACATGCCGACGTACGCGATCAAGCAGTTGGGACTGCCGGCGTCGGTCGCGTTCGCGGCGACGGTCGCGACCGGCATCGTGCAGATGCTGCTCTCGCCGTGGGTGGGGGCATGGTCGGACCGGGTGGGCCGCGCCAGGCCAATGATGATTGCCGCGGGCGCGTTGCTGGTCCTGATCTGGCCGATGTTCTGGGTGCTCTCCACGTATCCCGGCTTCGGCGTGATGCTTGCGCTCCAGACGTTGCTCGGCGTGCTGATGACGATGTATTTCGCCCCGCTGCCGGCGCTGGCCTCGGAGATCTTCCCGGTGAAGACGCGCACGACGGGTCTCTCCCTCTCGTACAACCTGTCGGTGACATGCTTCGGCGGCTTCGCGCCGTTCATTTTGACGTGGCTGATCGATGCGACGGGCAGCAAGCTCGCTCCGAGCTTCTACATGATGGCCGCCGCCGCCGCGGGTCTGATCGCGCTGAGTCAGGTGTACCGACACACGGGCGTGCGCTGA
- a CDS encoding extradiol ring-cleavage dioxygenase yields the protein MGQIVGAALVSHHPGLMQCEEFRVLQGAGADSDLIAGYARVRERIVAARPDVIVIFDSHWFTTGYHLIDGGAHYAGMYISDEMPWYLHGVPYDYRGHPELALTVEAVARERGVRARAVQHPDLPRHYPTINVIRQMRLDAWPIVTVSSCQNCETQHFLQSGEVIGEAIRRSPLRVVMLASGALSHRFNGIDWKPNHPRIFHESNVSRPENIESDKRAIAAMREGRHDRILADWDEDYRKRPWEAHGAHYLQMVGALGGEACRSAGTVLSDYENARGTGNVHIWFDTI from the coding sequence ATGGGACAGATCGTCGGCGCGGCGCTGGTGTCGCACCACCCCGGCCTGATGCAGTGTGAGGAATTCCGCGTGTTGCAGGGCGCGGGGGCGGATTCGGACCTGATTGCCGGGTACGCGCGTGTGCGCGAGCGTATCGTGGCGGCGCGCCCGGACGTCATCGTGATCTTCGATTCGCACTGGTTCACCACGGGCTATCACCTGATCGACGGCGGCGCGCATTACGCCGGCATGTACATCTCCGACGAGATGCCGTGGTACCTGCATGGCGTGCCTTACGACTATCGCGGCCATCCGGAGCTGGCGCTGACCGTGGAGGCCGTCGCCCGCGAGCGCGGGGTGCGTGCGCGCGCGGTGCAGCACCCGGACCTGCCGCGCCATTACCCGACGATCAACGTGATCAGGCAGATGCGTCTGGACGCCTGGCCGATCGTCACCGTGAGTTCGTGCCAGAACTGCGAGACGCAGCACTTCCTGCAATCGGGCGAGGTGATCGGCGAAGCCATTCGCCGCAGCCCGCTGCGGGTGGTGATGCTTGCCTCGGGCGCGCTGAGCCACAGGTTCAACGGCATCGACTGGAAACCGAATCATCCGCGCATTTTTCACGAAAGCAACGTGTCGCGTCCGGAGAACATCGAGAGCGACAAGCGCGCAATCGCCGCAATGCGCGAGGGACGCCATGACCGGATTCTCGCCGATTGGGACGAGGACTACCGCAAGCGCCCGTGGGAGGCGCACGGCGCGCACTATCTCCAGATGGTCGGGGCGCTGGGCGGGGAGGCCTGCCGCAGCGCCGGTACGGTGCTCTCCGACTACGAGAACGCGCGCGGCACGGGCAACGTGCACATCTGGTTCGACACCATCTGA
- the hpaI gene encoding 4-hydroxy-2-oxoheptanedioate aldolase produces the protein MKTPPNPFKQALARGERQIGLWMGLATPYAAELCAGSGFDWLVIDGEHAPNDLRTMLATLQAMAPYPSHPVVRLPHGDATLIKQVLEIGATTLLVPMVESAQMARALVSATRYPPHGVRGVGSGLARSSRWNRYEDYLHAANDTTCLLVQVETADALAQVDAIAAVDGVDGVFIGPADLAASMGYLGQATHPEVRKAIEDGVSRIRRAGKAAGILCVDETLARHYLDAGVTFMAVGIDTTLLASASRALAMKFAPGSRGD, from the coding sequence ATGAAAACGCCTCCGAATCCCTTCAAGCAGGCCCTCGCCCGCGGCGAGCGCCAGATCGGCCTGTGGATGGGACTCGCCACGCCCTACGCCGCGGAGCTCTGCGCGGGCAGCGGCTTCGACTGGCTGGTGATCGACGGCGAACACGCGCCCAACGACCTTCGCACCATGCTCGCGACGTTGCAGGCGATGGCGCCTTACCCTTCGCATCCGGTGGTGCGCCTGCCGCACGGCGATGCCACGCTCATCAAGCAGGTGCTGGAGATCGGCGCGACGACGCTGCTCGTGCCGATGGTCGAGTCGGCGCAAATGGCGCGCGCCCTCGTGAGCGCCACGCGCTATCCGCCGCACGGCGTTCGCGGCGTGGGCAGCGGTCTGGCGCGCTCGTCGCGCTGGAACCGCTATGAGGATTATCTGCACGCGGCGAACGACACCACGTGCCTGCTCGTGCAGGTGGAGACGGCCGACGCGCTTGCGCAGGTGGATGCCATCGCCGCGGTGGACGGCGTGGACGGCGTGTTCATCGGCCCGGCCGATCTTGCCGCGTCGATGGGATATCTCGGTCAGGCCACGCACCCCGAGGTGCGCAAGGCCATCGAGGACGGCGTCTCGCGCATCCGCCGCGCTGGCAAGGCGGCAGGCATTCTATGCGTCGACGAGACGCTGGCGCGCCATTACCTCGATGCAGGCGTGACCTTCATGGCCGTCGGCATCGACACGACCCTGCTCGCGAGCGCCAGTCGCGCGCTGGCCATGAAATTCGCCCCCGGCTCGCGCGGCGACTGA